The Pan paniscus chromosome 1, NHGRI_mPanPan1-v2.0_pri, whole genome shotgun sequence genome has a segment encoding these proteins:
- the SETSIP gene encoding LOW QUALITY PROTEIN: protein SETSIP (The sequence of the model RefSeq protein was modified relative to this genomic sequence to represent the inferred CDS: inserted 1 base in 1 codon), whose protein sequence is MAPKRQSPLPLQKKKPRPPPALGPEETSASAGLPKKAEKEQQEAIEHIDEVQNEIDRLNEQDSEEILKGEQKYNKLHQPFFQKRSELIAKIPNFGVTTFVNHPQVSSLLGEENEEALHYLTKVEVTEFEDIKSGYRIDFYFDENPYFENKVFSKEFHLNESGDPSSKSTKIXWKSGKDVTKRSSQTQNKASRKRQHEEPESFFTWFTDHSDAGADELEEVIKDDIWPNPLQYYLVPAMDDEEGGEDDDDDDDDDGDEGEEELEDIDEGDEDEGEEDEDDDEGEEGEEDGGEDD, encoded by the exons ATGGCCCCTAAACGCCAGTCTCCACTCCCACTTCAAAAGAAGAAACCAAGACCACCTCCTGCTCTGGGACCGGAGGAGACATCAGCCTCTGCAGGCTTGccgaagaaggcagaaaaagaacagCAAGAAGCAATTGAACACATTGATGAAGTACAAAATGAAATAGACAGGCTTAATGAACAAGACAGTGAGGAGATTTTGAAAGGAGAACAGAAATATAACAAACTCCACCAACCATTTTTTCAGAAGAGGTCAGAATTGATCGCCAAAATCCCAAATTTTGGGGTAACAACATTTGTCAACCATCCACAAGTGTCTTCACTGCTTGGGGAGGAGAACGAAGAGGCACTGCATTATTTGACTAAAGTTGAAGTGACAGAATTTGAAGATATTAAATCAGGTTAcagaatagatttttattttgatgaaaatccttactttgaaaataaagttttctccAAAGAATTTCATCTGAATGAGAGTGGTGATCCATCTTCAAAGTCCACCAAAA AATGGAAATCTGGAAAGGATGTGACGAAACGTTCAAGTCAAACACAGAATAAAGCTAGCAGGAAGAGGCAGCATGAGGAACCAGAGAGCTTCTTTACCTGGTTTACTGATCATTCTGATGCGGGTGCTGATGAGTTAGAAGAGGTCATCAAAGATGATATTTGGCCAAACCCATTACAGTATTACTTGGTTCCTGCTATGGATgatgaagaaggaggagaagatgatgatgatgatgatgatgatgatggtgatgaagggGAGGAAGAATTAGAAGATATTGATGAAGGGGATGAGGATGAAggtgaagaagatgaagatgatgatgaaggggaggaaggagaggaggatggAGGAGAAGATGACTAA